The following proteins are co-located in the Sporolactobacillus pectinivorans genome:
- the rarD gene encoding EamA family transporter RarD: MKSELPATTELSAEQHKKKSGALYAIGAYFMWGLFPLYWIPLNRVPAIEILAHRILWALVFMISLLWVSGKWSTFLKQLKELFHNLRNLFLVFAAALLISLNWFIYIWAVTNNHVVESSMGYYINPLVSIVLGILILKEKLTIPQVVAVVLAACGVLVQTVAFGQLPLIALTLAFSFGFYGLTKKLIKIDPSIELTFETLFVTPVALFYLVHVQISGTAAFANGSLLTTLLLIGTGVVTAVPLLFFAEGAQRISLTMIGFFQYITPTLSLLIGITVYKEAFTLVQLISFSFIWLALLVFSLSGLNFKKRVTSEGRAAQSGHQ, from the coding sequence GTGAAAAGTGAGTTGCCGGCAACAACAGAGTTAAGTGCAGAACAGCATAAGAAAAAGTCCGGTGCTTTGTATGCCATCGGAGCATATTTCATGTGGGGGCTTTTCCCGTTATACTGGATTCCATTGAATCGGGTGCCTGCCATTGAAATTCTGGCGCATCGGATTCTCTGGGCACTGGTTTTCATGATCAGCCTGCTGTGGGTTTCCGGAAAATGGTCTACCTTCCTGAAACAGTTGAAGGAACTCTTTCACAATCTCCGCAACCTGTTTCTTGTCTTTGCCGCAGCACTGCTGATCAGCCTGAACTGGTTCATCTACATTTGGGCCGTAACGAATAACCATGTCGTTGAATCCAGCATGGGCTATTATATTAATCCGCTTGTCAGCATCGTGCTGGGGATCTTGATTCTGAAGGAAAAACTGACAATCCCGCAGGTCGTGGCGGTAGTTCTCGCTGCTTGCGGTGTTCTTGTCCAGACAGTTGCTTTCGGCCAGCTTCCGCTGATTGCTTTGACACTCGCTTTTTCATTTGGTTTCTATGGATTGACCAAGAAACTGATCAAAATCGACCCATCTATTGAACTGACTTTTGAAACACTTTTTGTGACGCCCGTTGCGCTTTTCTACTTGGTCCACGTTCAGATTTCCGGGACGGCTGCGTTTGCAAATGGCTCTCTTCTGACAACGTTGCTGTTAATCGGAACCGGTGTCGTCACGGCGGTGCCTCTGCTCTTTTTTGCTGAAGGTGCGCAGCGGATTTCACTGACCATGATCGGCTTTTTTCAGTATATTACCCCTACGCTTTCACTCTTGATTGGCATTACTGTTTATAAAGAAGCGTTTACGCTTGTCCAGCTTATTTCATTTTCGTTCATCTGGCTTGCGCTGCTTGTTTTTTCATTATCGGGTTTAAATTTTAAGAAGCGCGTCACCTCTGAAGGCCGGGCGGCTCAATCCGGTCATCAATAA
- a CDS encoding ferritin family protein: MDEFRPDDPGVNSQLIERLRTAITGEYNAITCYEVLMNQARTGHERQQIGEIRGDEMHHYQVFSALYQQLTGETYQPHQTGTCPNTYLEGLRHAIEDEQNTVDFYLESGDMAPNEQIKSIFYRIAKDEQQHAVWFLYFYSLSRY; encoded by the coding sequence ATGGATGAATTTAGACCTGATGATCCGGGAGTGAACAGTCAGCTTATTGAACGGCTCAGAACAGCGATCACCGGTGAGTATAATGCAATCACTTGTTATGAGGTGCTGATGAATCAAGCGCGTACAGGACACGAACGGCAGCAGATCGGTGAGATACGCGGCGATGAGATGCACCATTATCAAGTGTTCTCTGCTCTATACCAGCAGCTTACCGGTGAAACCTACCAGCCCCATCAGACGGGAACGTGTCCGAATACGTATCTGGAAGGACTGCGTCACGCGATCGAAGATGAGCAGAATACGGTTGACTTTTATCTGGAATCAGGGGATATGGCACCTAACGAACAAATAAAATCGATCTTTTACCGGATAGCCAAGGATGAGCAGCAGCATGCTGTTTGGTTCTTATACTTTTACTCACTCAGCCGGTATTAA
- a CDS encoding amidase family protein has product MSKKKKFAWAAALTGATAAALTAGMYLKQEVAKRRPFVIEEATISDIQKALKMGQVTSKDLVQMYLDRIEKFDRTGPKLNAFIEINPEALHDAEASDVKRSVSPDVGPLFGVPLIVKDNIDTESPLHTTAGSVALAGNKPARDAFVVSQLKAAGAIILGKANLTEFANFIAKDMPNGYSSLGGQVLNPYGASFDVGGSSAGTGAAVAANLAAAGIGTETSGSILSPASSNSLVGIKPTVGVISRSGIIPIAHSQDTAGSMARTVKDAVLLLNAMTGVDEDDEETVWSQGDVKKDYTVYLRHGGLKGARLGIDRHYLESLSEEQVKLINQALDDMRAKGATILDPVVIASSEALEKHKSSVMYREFKWDMNQYLEKLPSDSPVHSLADVINYNKEHADKALKYGQAVLEKSEALSSDLGEKQYLADRADDIRLSRKEGIDAVLKARHLDALIFANYSGCDIAAKAGYPSITVPAGYTSAGEPIGITFTGLAFSEPKLIELAYGFEQATKRRIPPVL; this is encoded by the coding sequence ATGTCCAAGAAGAAGAAATTTGCGTGGGCTGCAGCACTGACTGGTGCTACGGCAGCAGCTTTAACAGCCGGTATGTATTTAAAACAGGAGGTCGCCAAGCGCCGCCCTTTCGTTATTGAGGAAGCCACTATTTCCGACATACAGAAGGCGCTGAAAATGGGACAAGTCACATCAAAAGATCTGGTGCAGATGTATCTGGATCGGATAGAAAAATTTGACCGTACGGGCCCAAAATTAAATGCTTTTATTGAAATTAATCCCGAGGCACTTCACGATGCAGAAGCAAGCGATGTGAAGCGGTCGGTTTCACCGGATGTAGGTCCGCTTTTCGGTGTACCCCTGATTGTTAAGGACAATATCGATACCGAGAGTCCGCTCCATACAACAGCGGGTTCCGTTGCTCTGGCCGGCAATAAACCAGCCAGGGATGCCTTCGTGGTCAGCCAGTTGAAAGCGGCAGGGGCCATTATACTTGGGAAAGCTAATCTGACCGAGTTTGCTAATTTCATTGCAAAAGATATGCCAAACGGCTACAGCTCACTCGGCGGACAGGTGCTTAATCCGTATGGAGCTTCGTTTGATGTCGGCGGATCAAGTGCGGGAACGGGCGCCGCAGTGGCTGCGAACCTCGCCGCCGCAGGCATCGGAACAGAAACATCCGGTTCAATTCTGAGCCCTGCGTCATCCAATTCACTGGTCGGCATCAAACCAACCGTAGGCGTTATCAGCCGCAGCGGCATTATTCCGATCGCCCATAGCCAGGATACAGCAGGTTCAATGGCGCGTACTGTCAAAGATGCTGTTCTCTTACTGAATGCAATGACCGGGGTCGACGAAGATGATGAAGAAACGGTCTGGAGCCAGGGTGATGTGAAAAAGGATTACACCGTTTATCTGAGACATGGGGGATTAAAAGGCGCCCGGCTTGGCATCGACCGACATTATCTGGAATCTTTGAGTGAGGAACAAGTGAAGCTGATCAATCAAGCACTTGATGATATGAGAGCAAAGGGAGCAACGATCTTGGACCCCGTTGTCATTGCCTCATCCGAAGCGCTTGAAAAACATAAATCATCCGTCATGTATCGTGAATTTAAATGGGACATGAACCAGTATCTTGAGAAACTTCCTTCAGACTCACCGGTTCACAGTCTGGCCGATGTTATTAACTATAATAAGGAGCATGCAGATAAAGCTTTGAAATATGGACAGGCTGTGCTTGAAAAATCGGAAGCATTGAGCAGCGATTTGGGAGAAAAGCAGTATCTGGCTGACCGCGCGGATGATATCCGTTTGTCGCGGAAAGAAGGTATAGACGCTGTCTTGAAGGCGCGCCATCTTGATGCGCTGATTTTCGCCAATTACTCAGGCTGCGATATTGCCGCAAAAGCAGGGTATCCATCCATTACTGTTCCTGCCGGCTATACAAGCGCCGGAGAACCCATCGGTATTACGTTCACTGGACTTGCGTTCAGCGAACCGAAACTGATCGAGCTTGCTTACGGGTTCGAACAGGCTACCAAACGCCGGATTCCTCCCGTACTCTGA
- a CDS encoding GNAT family N-acetyltransferase, whose translation MALTFTSSVHGWGENSLFAYENKEERLSAFSLDLEHWDDFVALFGDKGACGGCWCMSWRLAKSDFDANKGESNKQKMKALVTEGQAVGILLYRGKEPIGWCAAAPREQYIRLNKSRVFRRIDDLPVWSISCFFLSKRFRRRGLSYDLVKAAVNFCQMNGAEIIEAYPEVPYSDKEPGTFLWTGIPASFEKAGFVETVRRSKWKRMMRLQVNKT comes from the coding sequence ATGGCATTAACTTTTACAAGCAGTGTGCACGGATGGGGGGAAAACAGTTTGTTTGCCTATGAGAATAAAGAGGAGCGCCTGAGTGCATTTTCGCTTGATCTCGAACATTGGGACGACTTCGTTGCGCTCTTCGGTGATAAAGGGGCGTGCGGCGGTTGCTGGTGCATGAGCTGGCGACTGGCCAAGTCAGATTTCGATGCGAATAAAGGGGAAAGCAACAAACAGAAGATGAAGGCCCTGGTGACTGAGGGACAGGCCGTTGGTATACTTTTGTACCGGGGGAAAGAACCAATCGGATGGTGTGCAGCAGCGCCGAGAGAGCAGTATATCAGGCTCAATAAATCCAGGGTTTTTAGAAGGATAGACGATCTGCCCGTCTGGTCGATCAGCTGTTTCTTCCTGTCAAAGCGATTCAGAAGAAGGGGCTTATCCTATGATTTGGTTAAAGCAGCCGTAAACTTCTGCCAAATGAACGGTGCAGAAATTATCGAAGCATACCCAGAAGTCCCGTACAGCGACAAAGAACCCGGAACTTTCCTCTGGACAGGGATACCCGCTTCATTTGAAAAAGCCGGTTTCGTGGAAACAGTGCGCCGTTCCAAATGGAAGCGGATGATGCGGCTGCAGGTAAACAAAACCTGA
- a CDS encoding GNAT family N-acetyltransferase, whose amino-acid sequence MDILEGKNRYFIRDEEGIEIGELTYTLKGDSVLSIDHTFVDPKYRGQKLAQQLVRTVVDKAIRENKKIIPACSYARAQFDRVKDYQKVEYTGIF is encoded by the coding sequence ATGGATATACTGGAAGGCAAAAACAGGTACTTTATCCGGGATGAAGAAGGCATTGAAATCGGTGAGCTGACTTACACACTCAAAGGCGACTCCGTACTCAGCATCGACCATACTTTTGTCGATCCAAAATACAGGGGGCAAAAGCTGGCACAGCAGCTGGTCCGGACGGTTGTCGATAAGGCAATCAGAGAGAATAAGAAAATCATTCCGGCATGTTCCTACGCCAGAGCGCAGTTTGACAGAGTGAAAGATTATCAGAAAGTCGAATATACCGGTATATTTTGA
- a CDS encoding DUF1003 domain-containing protein encodes MWRSTDNKDNNRKKDDKNIQGFDIDLNDESLTRIDRLVDEYESEIVRQLNSEYVRQTKAKDRISDYIARFGGSWRFIILFGVFLALWIVWNVIGLTGVLKFDKPPFILLNLCLSFIAAFQAPFIMMSQNRSAARDKRESIIDFSINYKAGEEIDDIQARLERIESEIGEIKELLQQKQE; translated from the coding sequence ATGTGGCGTTCAACGGATAATAAGGACAACAATAGGAAAAAAGATGATAAAAATATTCAAGGATTCGATATTGACCTGAATGATGAAAGCCTGACCCGAATTGACCGGCTTGTTGATGAATATGAATCGGAAATTGTTCGGCAGCTGAACTCGGAATATGTCAGGCAGACGAAGGCAAAGGACCGGATATCAGATTATATTGCCCGGTTTGGCGGCAGCTGGCGGTTTATCATATTATTTGGCGTTTTTCTTGCACTTTGGATTGTCTGGAATGTAATTGGCCTGACCGGAGTACTAAAATTTGATAAACCGCCTTTTATTCTTTTAAATCTTTGTCTCTCATTTATCGCCGCTTTTCAGGCACCGTTTATCATGATGAGTCAGAATCGTTCTGCCGCCCGTGACAAACGGGAATCAATTATCGATTTTTCAATCAACTACAAAGCAGGAGAAGAAATCGATGATATTCAAGCACGTCTAGAGCGCATTGAGTCCGAAATCGGGGAGATTAAAGAACTTTTACAACAGAAACAGGAATAA
- a CDS encoding phosphatase PAP2 family protein, with protein sequence MFSKSIDGFHQIECQISKGINRYFEKKALNVYFRTITNIGGAVAEILVVLFLLAFSHGRLHQTAEACAVSLTVSHLIVQILKKMFPRVRPYLALDGIKVPAHPLADHSFPSGHSTAVFSVVIPLIMYHPFLGVFLLPLALSVAVSRIFLGLHYPSDVLAGILIGSTTGMIVFSHMMAMVAF encoded by the coding sequence ATGTTTTCAAAGTCTATAGATGGATTTCATCAAATAGAGTGCCAGATATCTAAAGGAATTAATCGCTATTTTGAAAAAAAGGCGTTGAATGTTTATTTCCGGACGATTACTAATATTGGAGGAGCTGTGGCAGAGATCCTTGTTGTTCTTTTTCTGCTCGCTTTTTCTCACGGGCGCCTGCATCAAACGGCGGAAGCTTGTGCGGTTTCCCTGACGGTCAGCCATCTGATCGTGCAGATACTGAAAAAAATGTTCCCGAGAGTGCGGCCTTATCTTGCTTTGGACGGTATTAAAGTTCCGGCCCATCCATTAGCTGACCATTCCTTTCCATCCGGACACTCGACAGCTGTTTTCTCGGTTGTTATTCCGCTGATCATGTACCACCCGTTTCTGGGTGTCTTTCTTCTGCCGCTTGCCTTGAGCGTTGCAGTGTCACGTATTTTTCTCGGGCTTCATTACCCGAGTGATGTGCTGGCCGGAATACTTATTGGATCGACGACCGGCATGATCGTTTTTTCTCACATGATGGCTATGGTTGCTTTTTAA
- a CDS encoding alpha/beta hydrolase, translating to MVGRYFYKLAIARNDKAQLAGALSSGETKEPIPESVKNTLKNQTHMRDAFIEQNSPEDVFLVSNDRLKLHAYRFYTHADSHKWVIPLHGYTNQGSDMFFFVAMFAQHGFNALVPDLRGAGKSEGDYIGMGWDDRLDIVAWINSIVDLDPAAKIVVYGISMGAATAMMTAGENLPENVAAIVEDCGYTSVADEFSYELHNLYSLPAFPVLPLADKAIRGKAGFSIYQASSVEQLKKAKVPMLFIHGEKDTYVPTEMVYKVYEAAPVDKELLIVKGAPHASSSFVNPKLYFSKIFDFVEKHLPEKKSIGR from the coding sequence ATGGTCGGCAGATACTTCTACAAGTTGGCGATCGCCCGCAATGATAAAGCACAGCTTGCCGGTGCATTGAGTTCAGGCGAGACGAAGGAGCCGATTCCGGAATCTGTAAAGAATACGCTTAAGAATCAGACGCACATGAGAGATGCTTTTATTGAACAAAATTCACCGGAAGATGTATTTCTCGTGTCAAATGACCGGCTGAAGCTGCATGCTTACCGTTTTTATACACATGCGGACAGTCATAAATGGGTCATCCCTCTGCATGGCTACACGAATCAGGGATCCGATATGTTCTTCTTCGTGGCAATGTTCGCGCAACATGGCTTCAACGCGCTTGTGCCCGATCTGCGGGGTGCGGGTAAAAGCGAGGGTGACTACATCGGCATGGGCTGGGACGACCGCCTGGACATCGTCGCGTGGATTAACAGCATTGTCGACCTGGATCCGGCGGCAAAGATTGTTGTCTATGGGATTTCCATGGGTGCTGCAACAGCGATGATGACAGCCGGTGAAAATTTGCCGGAAAACGTGGCTGCGATTGTCGAAGACTGCGGGTATACTTCGGTTGCTGACGAGTTTTCCTATGAACTTCACAATCTTTATTCATTGCCGGCTTTTCCGGTTCTGCCGCTGGCTGACAAAGCGATCAGAGGCAAAGCCGGTTTCAGTATCTATCAGGCTTCTTCAGTGGAGCAGCTGAAAAAGGCCAAAGTGCCGATGCTGTTTATTCACGGCGAAAAAGATACGTATGTGCCGACAGAAATGGTCTATAAAGTTTATGAAGCTGCTCCGGTTGATAAGGAGCTACTGATTGTAAAAGGTGCGCCGCATGCTTCATCCTCATTCGTTAATCCAAAGCTTTATTTTTCAAAAATCTTTGATTTTGTTGAAAAACATTTGCCGGAAAAGAAGTCAATTGGTAGATAA
- a CDS encoding SLC13 family permease — translation MKKYRMDQVIRVISWVIGLAIILSIAISYKTKINTGILAIAFAYLIGSFILKMEPAKIIALWPISIFFVILAVTLFFNFAVVNGTLEKISGYFLYRSRQHPFLMPLVILFSAILMSALGAGYYAIMVLLVPMTLLACDRIGLDPLIGALCASFGAQAGANFMISANGVIFRGLISSEGYSNSFAFTESSAIFIVYLIIAILVIVTLISLRKNRKALRTEIESLEMNKPEPLNHKQKINLYLIALFVIVLLLPAILHAFAPGNTVLTYISSKVDVGLVAIFFAVIASLLQLADEKRVIERVPWHTLLMISGVGILIGVAIKAGTIQLLANWVGSSVPGFLVPISLCLIAAIMTSFSSLIGVVAPALFPIVPSVAHLTGLNPILLYTCIVIGGLSAAISPFSSGGALVLGFCPTEKERQVMFTKELFRGWPICVGSSLVMSLIIFAVFH, via the coding sequence GTGAAAAAATACAGAATGGATCAGGTGATCAGGGTGATTAGTTGGGTTATTGGTTTGGCAATTATTCTCTCAATCGCAATCAGTTATAAGACAAAAATCAACACTGGAATTCTGGCCATTGCTTTTGCTTATCTCATCGGCAGTTTCATTCTGAAGATGGAGCCGGCGAAAATTATCGCTTTGTGGCCGATATCGATTTTCTTCGTCATACTGGCTGTCACGCTTTTTTTCAACTTTGCAGTCGTCAACGGGACACTTGAGAAAATATCCGGTTATTTCCTGTACCGAAGCCGTCAGCATCCATTTTTAATGCCGCTGGTCATCCTTTTTTCAGCAATTCTGATGTCAGCTCTGGGCGCCGGCTATTATGCGATAATGGTCCTGCTTGTTCCGATGACTTTGCTTGCCTGTGATCGGATTGGTCTCGATCCGCTGATCGGCGCGCTGTGTGCCAGCTTCGGGGCCCAGGCCGGAGCCAACTTTATGATCAGTGCCAACGGTGTCATTTTCAGAGGCCTGATATCCAGTGAGGGATATAGTAACAGCTTTGCTTTTACCGAATCATCGGCTATTTTTATTGTGTATTTAATTATTGCTATTCTAGTGATCGTCACGCTGATCAGTCTTAGAAAAAATCGTAAAGCGCTTCGTACAGAAATCGAAAGTCTGGAAATGAACAAACCAGAGCCGCTCAATCACAAGCAGAAAATAAACCTTTATCTCATCGCGCTGTTTGTGATCGTGCTTCTCTTGCCGGCCATTCTGCATGCGTTTGCCCCGGGCAATACCGTGCTGACTTATATCAGTTCAAAAGTTGATGTCGGACTGGTCGCTATTTTCTTCGCTGTTATCGCTTCTTTGCTGCAGCTGGCCGATGAGAAGCGCGTGATTGAAAGGGTGCCATGGCATACACTGTTAATGATCTCTGGTGTAGGCATTTTGATCGGGGTGGCGATCAAGGCAGGGACCATTCAGCTGCTGGCGAACTGGGTCGGATCGAGTGTGCCCGGTTTTCTTGTGCCGATCTCTTTATGCCTGATTGCGGCGATTATGACATCATTCAGCAGCCTGATCGGTGTCGTTGCGCCGGCTTTGTTTCCGATCGTTCCGTCAGTCGCCCATCTGACAGGTTTAAATCCGATTCTATTGTATACGTGCATTGTCATCGGCGGCCTGTCGGCGGCAATTTCTCCCTTCTCATCAGGAGGCGCGCTGGTGCTCGGATTTTGTCCGACTGAAAAAGAGCGCCAGGTGATGTTTACTAAGGAATTATTCCGCGGCTGGCCCATCTGTGTCGGTTCCTCCTTAGTGATGAGTCTGATCATTTTCGCTGTTTTCCATTGA
- a CDS encoding YczE/YyaS/YitT family protein, with amino-acid sequence MSGRSKNGQRWRELFSKTIFSLIGVAILALGATLCKQGKIGLDPFTALNIGVSSKLHLSLGIYQLLVNVVIIIFVVLLDRKKIGIGTIINMVFAGFMIDWFSRFYVLFFHYHATILTMIVNGLLGLLLFTLGTSLYMSANLGVAPYDAIAPIASNRLHIKYRFCRIAQDIAFMIAALIARGPIGLATIIIAFFAGPLITLWDKYVSSRLVSRVIAFSEHPSGKSIGQGFTGAGRYTYYLVKHSYDQTVETQEKLSHYSDAQLQQKQKQARRTLRDAKTVIDNTRIQYGLLKKEERRRETKEESKRNKKPD; translated from the coding sequence ATGTCAGGACGGTCAAAAAACGGGCAGCGCTGGCGGGAACTTTTTTCAAAAACAATATTCTCTTTGATCGGCGTAGCGATCCTAGCTTTAGGTGCAACGTTGTGCAAACAGGGGAAGATTGGGCTTGATCCTTTTACCGCTCTCAATATTGGCGTATCGAGTAAATTACATCTGAGTTTGGGCATTTATCAGCTGCTTGTCAATGTGGTCATTATCATTTTTGTCGTTTTGTTAGATCGGAAAAAGATTGGGATTGGAACGATCATTAATATGGTGTTCGCCGGTTTTATGATCGACTGGTTCTCCAGATTTTATGTTTTATTTTTTCACTATCATGCGACGATCCTGACGATGATCGTTAATGGTCTTTTAGGGTTGCTGTTATTTACATTGGGTACATCCTTATACATGTCCGCTAATTTGGGAGTTGCGCCTTATGATGCCATCGCGCCGATTGCTTCCAACAGGCTGCATATCAAGTACAGATTTTGCCGCATCGCTCAGGATATCGCTTTTATGATCGCAGCATTGATTGCGAGAGGGCCGATCGGTTTGGCGACCATCATTATCGCATTCTTTGCCGGGCCATTGATCACACTTTGGGACAAGTATGTGAGCAGCCGTCTTGTTTCGAGAGTCATTGCATTCAGCGAACATCCTTCCGGGAAAAGTATTGGACAGGGCTTTACCGGTGCAGGTAGATATACTTATTATTTAGTAAAGCACAGTTATGATCAGACGGTGGAGACACAAGAGAAACTGTCTCATTATTCCGATGCGCAATTGCAGCAGAAGCAAAAGCAGGCGCGCCGGACTTTGAGAGATGCTAAAACGGTAATCGATAATACGAGGATCCAATACGGTTTGTTGAAGAAAGAAGAACGGCGGCGAGAGACGAAAGAAGAAAGCAAAAGGAATAAAAAGCCGGATTAA
- the aroB gene encoding 3-dehydroquinate synthase has protein sequence MENVQVDLPQKRYTVRIERGLLNHIGMFVSQLWTSRKIAVISDSNVAPLYERQVVKELKTAGFTVKAYPVPAGETSKTWQTAVHLYQKLAADHFTRTDSVLALGGGVVGDLAGFVASTFMRGLALIQMPTSTLAQVDSSVGGKTAIDLDMRKNMVGTFYQPDAVFIDPDMLATLPQRYVVEGYAEIVKMAALAGGSFWQMIEQINQPEDILKYGYELIYRSVAYKASVVMEDEKEKGHRQFLNFGHSIGHAIELLSDGKLAHGEAISIGMVQLTRLFENCGLSPQGITDLLTERLQAVGLPLNSVLIGTPAFIEKLKNDKKNHGNLLHLVYLKALGQPTFYPIPIDQTQSFFSKKDK, from the coding sequence ATGGAGAACGTTCAAGTGGATTTACCCCAAAAACGATATACTGTGCGAATTGAAAGGGGACTATTAAACCACATAGGAATGTTCGTCTCACAGCTCTGGACATCACGCAAGATTGCCGTGATCAGCGACAGTAATGTAGCGCCGTTATATGAGCGACAAGTGGTGAAAGAATTAAAAACTGCGGGATTTACTGTGAAAGCTTATCCCGTGCCGGCGGGAGAAACCTCGAAAACCTGGCAAACAGCTGTTCACTTATATCAGAAATTGGCCGCTGATCATTTTACGAGGACAGACAGCGTGCTGGCATTAGGCGGCGGTGTTGTGGGCGACCTGGCGGGCTTTGTGGCTTCAACGTTTATGCGGGGACTGGCACTGATTCAGATGCCCACGTCAACACTTGCACAGGTAGACAGCAGTGTCGGAGGTAAAACGGCAATTGATCTGGATATGAGAAAAAATATGGTTGGAACCTTTTATCAACCAGACGCTGTTTTCATTGATCCTGATATGTTAGCGACACTGCCACAACGTTATGTCGTTGAAGGTTACGCTGAAATAGTCAAAATGGCGGCACTCGCAGGGGGCTCTTTTTGGCAAATGATTGAACAGATTAATCAGCCGGAAGATATTCTCAAGTACGGATATGAATTGATTTACAGGAGTGTTGCGTATAAAGCGAGCGTTGTCATGGAGGATGAAAAAGAAAAAGGGCACCGGCAATTTTTAAACTTTGGCCACTCGATCGGCCACGCAATTGAATTACTGTCTGACGGGAAATTAGCCCACGGCGAAGCAATCAGTATTGGAATGGTCCAGTTAACCCGACTTTTTGAAAATTGCGGCTTGTCGCCTCAGGGTATAACAGATCTGCTGACAGAGAGATTACAAGCCGTAGGATTGCCGTTAAATTCAGTGTTGATTGGCACGCCGGCTTTTATAGAGAAATTAAAAAATGATAAAAAGAATCATGGAAACCTGCTTCATCTCGTTTACTTGAAAGCATTGGGCCAGCCTACATTTTATCCGATCCCGATTGATCAAACCCAATCATTTTTTTCCAAGAAAGATAAGTAA
- the aroF gene encoding 3-deoxy-7-phosphoheptulonate synthase, with product MIIQLKQPINTTIVDELKVKFARMRKQVFVNNNYLAVIDLDHFDFTDQESAAIDQVKMKTSTYVLGSRMFHPEDTRIKLPHSQIGGSDFTMMAGPCSVESEEHIRRMAKVARQGGATLLRGGAFKPRTTPYSFQGLGEEGLRFLREAADENGMDVITEVMDETHVPMVAEYTDVFQIGARNMQNFSLLKAVSKTRIPVALKRGLAATIDDLLNASEYIASGGNHNIMLIERGIRTFDNKYTRNTFDLGAVPVLQKLTHYPIIVDPSHAVGAWDLVAPMAYAGAASGASGMIVEIHDDPEHAFSDGPQALKPDNYLAMSAHVFALRQLMDSWEG from the coding sequence ATGATTATTCAATTAAAACAACCAATAAACACAACAATTGTTGATGAACTCAAAGTAAAATTTGCCCGAATGCGTAAACAGGTCTTTGTGAATAACAACTATCTGGCCGTGATTGATCTGGATCACTTTGATTTTACAGATCAGGAATCCGCAGCGATTGACCAAGTGAAGATGAAGACATCAACCTATGTGCTGGGCAGCCGCATGTTTCATCCGGAAGACACACGGATCAAATTACCGCATTCGCAGATTGGCGGCAGTGATTTCACGATGATGGCCGGACCATGCTCCGTTGAATCGGAAGAGCATATACGGCGCATGGCAAAAGTTGCTAGACAAGGCGGCGCAACACTATTGCGCGGCGGGGCGTTCAAACCGCGCACCACTCCATACTCGTTTCAGGGGTTAGGTGAAGAGGGTTTACGATTTTTGCGTGAAGCAGCTGATGAAAACGGAATGGACGTGATTACCGAGGTAATGGATGAAACCCATGTACCAATGGTCGCCGAGTACACAGATGTATTTCAGATTGGCGCCCGCAATATGCAGAATTTCTCGTTATTAAAAGCGGTCAGTAAAACGCGGATTCCGGTCGCACTGAAACGAGGACTGGCCGCAACGATTGATGATCTGCTCAATGCTTCGGAATACATTGCCAGTGGGGGTAACCACAACATTATGTTGATTGAACGTGGCATTCGCACATTTGATAACAAATACACCCGCAATACTTTTGATTTGGGAGCCGTGCCCGTTTTGCAAAAGCTGACTCATTACCCGATTATTGTGGATCCAAGTCATGCGGTTGGTGCATGGGATCTGGTCGCTCCAATGGCCTATGCAGGTGCAGCAAGCGGCGCGAGTGGGATGATCGTCGAAATACACGACGACCCGGAACATGCCTTTTCCGATGGTCCTCAAGCGTTAAAACCAGATAACTACTTAGCGATGAGCGCACATGTTTTTGCACTCAGGCAATTGATGGATTCCTGGGAGGGCTGA